A stretch of the Poseidonibacter antarcticus genome encodes the following:
- a CDS encoding M16 family metallopeptidase yields MANSLPKYYTKTLENGLQIVAIPMKNDSNVVSTDIFYKVGSRDEKMGKSGIAHMLEHLNFKSTKNLKSGEFDEIVKGFGGVNNASTSFDFTHYYIKSASKNMDKSLSLFADLMENLTLKDEEFQPERNVVAEERRWRTDNSPMGYLQFRLFNNAYIYHPYHWTPIGFMSDIKNWSINDIKDFHSTYYQPKNAIIVVAGDIDKDKIFASSEKYFKDIKNKKEIISDIHTVEPKQDGAKKVTVLKDSAVEMIAITYHIPNFEHEDQVALSALSEFFSSGKSSILQKRLVDEKRLVNSVYAYNLELKDPGLFIFMAVANEGIKAKDIEKEILAIIDEIKKGKITKSDIEKIKINTKADFIFSLESSSSVASLYGSYFVRDNIKPLFNYEEKVDKLTKKDLIEVANKYFTKNNSTTVILKQEKQ; encoded by the coding sequence ATGGCTAATAGCTTACCAAAATATTACACTAAAACATTAGAAAATGGATTACAAATAGTTGCAATTCCTATGAAAAATGACTCAAATGTAGTATCAACTGATATATTTTATAAAGTTGGAAGCAGAGATGAGAAAATGGGGAAAAGTGGAATAGCACATATGCTTGAACACTTAAACTTTAAATCAACTAAAAATTTAAAATCAGGTGAATTTGATGAAATAGTAAAAGGTTTTGGAGGAGTTAATAATGCTTCTACATCTTTTGATTTTACACACTATTATATAAAATCTGCTTCAAAGAATATGGATAAATCATTAAGTTTATTTGCTGATTTAATGGAAAATTTAACATTAAAAGATGAAGAATTTCAACCAGAACGTAATGTAGTTGCAGAAGAAAGACGTTGGAGAACTGATAATAGTCCTATGGGTTATTTACAATTTAGATTATTCAACAACGCATATATTTACCATCCATATCACTGGACTCCAATTGGATTTATGAGTGATATTAAAAACTGGTCAATTAATGATATAAAAGATTTTCATAGTACATATTATCAACCAAAGAATGCAATTATTGTAGTTGCTGGAGATATAGATAAAGATAAAATATTTGCTTCTTCTGAAAAATATTTTAAAGATATAAAAAATAAAAAAGAAATAATATCAGATATTCATACAGTTGAACCAAAACAAGATGGAGCTAAAAAAGTAACTGTCTTAAAAGATTCAGCAGTTGAAATGATAGCAATTACTTATCATATACCAAACTTTGAACATGAAGACCAAGTTGCACTTTCAGCTTTAAGCGAATTTTTTAGTTCAGGGAAAAGTTCGATTTTACAAAAAAGACTAGTTGATGAAAAAAGATTAGTTAACTCTGTTTATGCATATAATTTAGAATTAAAAGACCCTGGTTTATTTATATTTATGGCTGTTGCAAACGAAGGTATAAAAGCTAAAGACATTGAAAAAGAAATTTTAGCTATAATCGACGAAATCAAAAAAGGTAAAATTACAAAATCAGATATTGAAAAAATAAAAATTAATACAAAAGCAGATTTTATTTTTTCACTTGAAAGTTCATCTTCTGTTGCATCATTATATGGTTCTTATTTTGTAAGAGACAATATAAAACCTTTATTTAATTATGAAGAAAAAGTAGATAAATTAACTAAAAAAGATTTAATAGAAGTTGCAAATAAATACTTTACAAAAAATAATTCCACTACGGTAATACTAAAACAAGAAAAGCAGTAG
- a CDS encoding quinone-dependent dihydroorotate dehydrogenase has protein sequence MFSYNTLKKVLFKFEPETAHNMAEMGLRIVGKCKIIQNYMEKKNYIKDHKLSQEIFGLTFENPVGLAAGFDKNATMVKAMPSLGFGFTEIGTMTPRPQDGNPKPRMFRYPEVKSVQNAMGFNNKGAHKVLKNLKEVYPASIPVGVNIGKNKLTPEEFALSDYKMLIKKFEQTSDYLVINISSPNTPNLRDLQNEKFITELFTMAKEFTKKPILLKIAPDMEAQVAIDLCKSAINAGASGIIATNTTIDYDLVPNCQDFGGLSGACLTNKSYNIFKEIAKELFGKTILISAGGISTGEQAYARIKAGASLVQSYSGLIFEGPSMVRKINEELLELIAKDGYANITEAIGADLK, from the coding sequence TTGTTTAGCTATAATACACTTAAAAAAGTTCTATTTAAATTTGAACCAGAAACAGCACATAATATGGCTGAAATGGGATTGAGAATAGTTGGTAAATGTAAAATTATCCAAAACTACATGGAAAAAAAGAACTATATTAAGGATCATAAACTTTCACAAGAAATTTTTGGTCTTACTTTTGAGAACCCTGTAGGCCTTGCAGCTGGTTTTGACAAAAATGCGACAATGGTAAAAGCTATGCCTTCACTTGGATTTGGTTTTACAGAAATTGGAACAATGACACCAAGACCACAAGATGGTAACCCAAAACCTCGAATGTTTAGATATCCAGAAGTTAAAAGTGTTCAAAATGCAATGGGGTTTAATAATAAAGGTGCGCACAAAGTACTTAAAAATTTAAAAGAAGTTTACCCAGCTTCTATTCCTGTTGGAGTAAATATTGGTAAAAATAAATTAACTCCTGAAGAGTTTGCTTTAAGTGATTATAAAATGTTAATCAAAAAATTTGAACAAACTAGTGATTATTTAGTAATAAATATTTCTAGTCCAAACACTCCAAATTTAAGAGATTTACAAAATGAAAAATTTATTACTGAATTATTCACTATGGCTAAAGAATTTACAAAAAAACCAATTTTATTAAAAATTGCTCCAGATATGGAAGCACAAGTTGCAATTGATTTATGTAAAAGTGCAATAAATGCGGGTGCATCTGGAATAATAGCAACAAATACTACAATTGATTATGATTTAGTTCCAAATTGTCAAGATTTTGGTGGATTAAGTGGTGCTTGTTTAACTAATAAATCTTATAATATTTTTAAAGAAATTGCAAAAGAATTATTTGGAAAAACAATTTTAATATCAGCAGGTGGTATATCAACAGGGGAACAAGCATATGCTCGAATAAAAGCAGGTGCTTCATTGGTACAATCGTACTCAGGTTTAATTTTTGAAGGACCTTCAATGGTTCGAAAAATTAATGAAGAACTTTTAGAACTAATAGCCAAAGATGGATATGCAAATATCACAGAAGCTATTGGTGCTGATTTAAAATAG
- a CDS encoding enoyl-ACP reductase — translation MSDFMKNKTLVISGGTKGIGKECVYKFAQNGVNVAFTYNSNKQFAEDICKDIEEKYGVKCRAYPFNILEPEQYKELFLEIDKDFDRVDFFISNAMIYGRAVVGGYGKFMKLKPRGLNNIYTATVNAFVCGAQQAAKRMQKVGGGAIVSLSSTGNLVYIPNYSGHGTNKAAVEAMVRYAATELGEFNIRVNAVSGGPIDTDALKAFTNYEEVKQKTIDLSALNRIGQPKDLAQSCYFLCTEDASWITSQTLVVDGGTTFR, via the coding sequence ATGAGTGATTTTATGAAAAATAAAACTTTAGTAATTTCTGGTGGTACAAAAGGTATCGGTAAAGAATGTGTTTATAAATTTGCACAAAATGGTGTAAATGTTGCTTTTACATATAATTCTAATAAACAATTTGCAGAAGATATCTGTAAAGATATTGAAGAAAAATATGGAGTTAAATGTAGAGCATATCCTTTTAATATTCTTGAACCAGAACAATACAAAGAATTATTTTTAGAAATTGATAAAGACTTTGATAGAGTTGATTTTTTTATCTCAAATGCAATGATTTATGGTCGTGCTGTTGTTGGTGGATATGGTAAATTTATGAAATTAAAACCTCGAGGTTTAAATAATATTTATACTGCAACAGTAAATGCTTTTGTATGTGGAGCACAACAAGCAGCTAAAAGAATGCAAAAAGTTGGAGGAGGAGCAATTGTTTCTTTATCATCAACTGGTAATTTAGTATATATTCCTAACTACTCAGGTCATGGAACAAATAAAGCAGCTGTTGAAGCAATGGTAAGATATGCAGCAACAGAATTAGGAGAATTTAATATTAGAGTAAATGCAGTTTCAGGTGGTCCAATAGACACTGATGCACTTAAAGCATTTACAAACTATGAAGAAGTTAAACAAAAAACTATTGATTTATCAGCTTTAAATAGAATTGGTCAACCAAAAGATTTAGCGCAATCATGTTACTTCTTATGTACTGAAGACGCATCTTGGATAACTTCTCAAACTTTAGTTGTTGATGGTGGAACAACTTTCAGATAA
- the dapA gene encoding 4-hydroxy-tetrahydrodipicolinate synthase has protein sequence MDMEIITGAMTALITPFKNGKVDLEKYESLIKRQIEQGMDAVVPVGTTGESATLSHDEHRECIEVAVATCKGTNIKVIAGAGSNATHEAVSIAKHAQAVGADGLLSVTPYYNKPTQEGLYQHYKAIATSVDIPFMLYNVPGRTGVEITAETTIRLFDDIPNIYATKEATGSLQNAIELLSQRSDIVVVSGDDAIDFPMLASGCKGIISVTANLLPNLKSRLVHAVQEGKFAEARKISEDLYSLNSVLFCESNPIPIKAAMYLAGLLDTLEYRLPLTAPSAETMKKLEKTLIQYKVIK, from the coding sequence ATAGATATGGAAATTATTACAGGTGCAATGACCGCACTAATTACACCATTTAAAAATGGAAAAGTTGATTTAGAGAAATATGAATCTTTAATTAAAAGACAAATAGAGCAAGGTATGGATGCAGTTGTTCCTGTGGGAACTACAGGTGAAAGTGCTACATTATCTCATGATGAGCATAGAGAATGTATTGAAGTTGCAGTTGCAACTTGTAAAGGTACTAATATTAAAGTTATTGCAGGAGCTGGTTCAAATGCAACGCATGAAGCAGTTAGTATTGCAAAACATGCACAAGCTGTTGGAGCTGATGGTCTTTTATCTGTAACTCCATATTATAATAAACCAACTCAAGAAGGTCTATATCAACATTATAAAGCAATTGCTACTTCTGTTGATATTCCATTTATGTTATATAATGTACCAGGAAGAACTGGTGTTGAAATAACAGCAGAAACTACAATTAGACTATTCGATGATATTCCTAATATTTATGCTACAAAAGAGGCAACTGGTTCATTACAAAATGCAATTGAACTATTATCACAAAGAAGTGATATTGTTGTTGTTTCAGGAGATGATGCTATTGATTTTCCTATGTTAGCTAGTGGATGTAAAGGAATTATATCTGTAACTGCAAACTTACTTCCAAACTTGAAATCTAGACTTGTTCATGCTGTTCAAGAAGGAAAATTTGCAGAAGCTAGAAAAATTAGTGAAGACTTATATTCTTTAAACTCTGTATTATTTTGTGAAAGTAACCCAATACCAATTAAGGCTGCTATGTATTTAGCTGGTCTGCTTGATACTTTAGAATATAGACTTCCTTTAACTGCTCCAAGTGCAGAAACAATGAAAAAACTTGAAAAAACTTTAATACAATATAAGGTAATTAAATAA
- a CDS encoding ferritin family protein, whose product MRQYETYRCNKCGNEVEVQKVGGGELHCCGEAMEMITEDLTAVNLMKAFAGESMARNKYEYYAKVAQKEGYRDIAEHFQRAANNEKMHAKLELKMHNQIVSGKELGNTIENLNDAINGESYENVTMYPDFAAIAKEEEHKDVARILAGIGKIEVEHEKMYRMLLERLESGKEHESDEEEEWICEVCGHIHRGKKALKVCPVCKHPQEYQSRLNSKK is encoded by the coding sequence ATGAGACAATACGAAACGTACAGATGTAATAAATGTGGTAACGAAGTTGAAGTTCAAAAAGTTGGTGGTGGAGAATTACACTGCTGTGGTGAAGCTATGGAAATGATTACAGAAGATTTAACAGCAGTTAATTTAATGAAAGCATTTGCAGGCGAATCAATGGCTAGAAACAAGTATGAATATTATGCTAAAGTTGCACAAAAAGAAGGTTATAGAGATATTGCTGAACACTTCCAAAGAGCTGCTAATAATGAAAAAATGCATGCTAAACTTGAACTTAAAATGCATAATCAAATTGTATCAGGTAAAGAACTTGGAAATACTATTGAAAACCTTAATGATGCGATTAATGGTGAATCATATGAAAATGTAACAATGTATCCAGATTTTGCAGCTATTGCAAAAGAAGAAGAACATAAAGATGTTGCAAGAATTCTTGCAGGAATTGGTAAAATTGAAGTTGAACATGAAAAGATGTATAGAATGCTTCTTGAAAGACTTGAATCAGGGAAAGAACACGAAAGTGATGAAGAAGAAGAGTGGATCTGTGAAGTATGTGGACATATTCATAGAGGGAAAAAAGCTTTAAAAGTTTGTCCTGTATGTAAACACCCACAAGAGTACCAATCAAGATTAAATTCTAAAAAGTAA
- a CDS encoding endonuclease/exonuclease/phosphatase family protein: MIKLLLLTLFALCIYAKDFTIASYNAENLFDLKKQNSEYKEFIPNTSSKWNQKNFNIKINNAVKVIKAIDADIIGLQEIENKAVLQLLLKKLPQYKYSSFIKYSRSAIGLGFLSKIKIKDSRQIDIKFTNKIYRPILESTFVFDNTEFKVFNNHWPSKRVAESYRVKFAKKLQDRLSKLPRDYDYILLGDFNSNYDEMRSFKYNKKLNNTNGITGINQVLNTTVNDKYITYDDVLKLKRKVHFNLWLDLPSNQRFSNKYRTQNNTPDNIIVSPALLDTKNISYIHNSFKVFKPNYLYKNNKVLRWQMKGSRYNKVHIGVGYSDHLPIYAKFSTSKEKTNPIKEINKNSKKELHSISDLYTKMKLIEPAIIKNAIVIYKTKNGAIIKQKNKRAIYIYNHAKNLKLGYSYTLQINQILDYNGLKEVDSFSILDEDGKYKDYKSLLLNAKKNNILEPIYQNEIAFNLKGIVKNKKLHIENSKGKYIKLYAKNKKDLPKENSIITFKNAHIGEYRGIPQILIHNKNDYKVGK; this comes from the coding sequence TTGATTAAACTATTATTATTAACACTTTTTGCTTTATGTATTTATGCAAAAGATTTTACAATTGCATCTTATAATGCAGAAAATTTATTTGATTTAAAAAAACAAAATAGCGAATATAAAGAGTTTATACCCAACACTTCTTCAAAATGGAATCAAAAAAATTTCAATATAAAAATCAATAATGCAGTAAAAGTTATAAAGGCAATTGATGCTGATATTATTGGACTTCAAGAGATTGAAAATAAAGCGGTATTACAACTTTTATTAAAAAAGCTACCACAATATAAATACTCATCATTTATAAAATATTCTAGATCAGCAATTGGACTTGGATTTTTATCAAAAATAAAAATAAAAGACAGTAGACAAATAGATATAAAATTTACAAATAAAATATATAGACCTATTTTAGAAAGTACCTTTGTTTTTGATAATACAGAGTTTAAGGTTTTTAATAATCACTGGCCTTCAAAAAGAGTTGCAGAAAGTTATAGAGTTAAATTTGCAAAGAAATTACAAGATAGACTTTCAAAACTTCCAAGGGATTATGATTATATTTTACTTGGTGATTTCAACTCAAATTATGATGAAATGAGAAGTTTTAAATACAATAAAAAATTAAATAATACAAATGGTATAACAGGAATAAATCAAGTTTTAAATACAACTGTAAATGATAAATATATCACTTATGATGATGTTTTAAAATTAAAAAGAAAGGTACATTTTAACCTTTGGTTAGATTTACCATCAAATCAAAGATTTTCAAATAAATATAGAACACAAAATAATACTCCTGATAATATTATTGTTTCACCTGCTCTACTTGATACAAAAAATATTTCATATATTCATAATTCATTTAAGGTTTTTAAACCTAATTATCTATATAAAAACAATAAAGTTTTAAGATGGCAAATGAAAGGTTCAAGATATAACAAAGTTCATATTGGAGTTGGATATTCTGATCATTTACCAATTTATGCAAAATTCTCAACATCAAAAGAAAAAACAAATCCTATTAAAGAGATTAATAAAAATAGTAAAAAAGAGTTACATTCTATTTCTGATTTATACACAAAAATGAAACTAATCGAACCTGCTATTATAAAAAATGCTATTGTGATTTATAAAACAAAAAATGGTGCGATAATAAAACAAAAAAATAAACGAGCTATTTATATATATAATCATGCAAAAAACTTAAAACTTGGATATTCATATACTTTACAAATAAACCAAATTCTTGATTATAATGGATTAAAAGAAGTTGATTCTTTTTCTATTTTAGATGAAGATGGAAAATATAAAGATTATAAATCACTTTTATTAAATGCGAAGAAAAACAATATTTTAGAACCTATTTATCAAAATGAAATAGCCTTTAATCTAAAAGGTATTGTGAAAAATAAAAAGCTACATATTGAAAATTCTAAAGGAAAGTATATAAAACTATATGCAAAAAATAAAAAAGATTTACCAAAAGAAAACTCTATAATCACTTTTAAAAATGCACATATTGGAGAATATCGAGGTATTCCTCAAATACTTATTCATAATAAAAATGACTATAAAGTAGGTAAATAA
- a CDS encoding ABC transporter ATP-binding protein, protein MKEFFKQYSPFYKNYKLEFFYAFVGIILVAGATSGTAYAIQPLLDDIFINKDEEMLYMMPIFVIILYAAKGFGRYIQAYYISFIGQDITRIVRDRLFAHVLTLDINFFQKKHGGELVSRIINDINRIQSAISNYVAEFIRESLTIVGLVALVIYHSPELAFYGLVVLPLAIYPLSRLAKRMKKLSFKSQESNADITTSLSESFNNIEIIKANSTEEIESKKFSIHNLNFFKYNMKAVRTNELTSPLMEIIGSFAFAAVILVGGTKVISGELTTGTFSSFIAALFMLYSPIKRLSALYNKMQDALAANDRINEMLNQQATILSGKNKFPDEIKTISFKDVFLKYDDFTALSNISFETKRGETIALVGDSGGGKSSLINLIIRFYDVSKGEIKLNNKLLNDLDIKSLRENISIVTQRVYIFNDTISANIAYGYDINEQRVIEVLKQAHAYDFIQKMPEGINTKLDEFGTNLSGGQRQRIAIARALYKNPQVLILDEATSALDNESESIISEVIDEVSVDKITFIIAHRLSTIKNATKIAVFKNGKIVCMDTEKNLLKTCEEYKRLHNLANM, encoded by the coding sequence ATGAAAGAATTTTTCAAACAATATTCACCATTTTATAAAAATTATAAACTAGAATTTTTTTATGCTTTTGTAGGAATTATATTAGTCGCAGGAGCAACTTCTGGAACGGCTTATGCTATACAACCTTTACTTGATGATATTTTTATCAATAAAGATGAAGAAATGTTATATATGATGCCCATCTTTGTAATCATTCTTTATGCTGCAAAAGGTTTTGGACGATATATCCAAGCTTATTATATTTCTTTTATTGGACAAGATATTACTAGAATTGTAAGAGATAGATTATTTGCACACGTTTTAACTTTAGATATTAATTTCTTTCAAAAAAAACATGGTGGAGAACTTGTTAGTAGAATTATAAATGATATAAATAGAATACAAAGTGCAATTTCAAACTATGTAGCAGAGTTTATACGTGAATCACTTACAATAGTTGGACTTGTTGCACTTGTAATTTATCACTCACCAGAACTTGCATTTTATGGTTTAGTCGTACTTCCTCTTGCAATTTATCCATTATCAAGACTTGCAAAAAGAATGAAAAAACTTTCATTTAAATCACAAGAATCAAATGCTGATATTACTACATCTTTAAGTGAATCATTTAATAATATAGAAATAATCAAAGCTAATTCAACAGAAGAGATTGAATCAAAAAAATTTTCAATTCATAATCTAAACTTCTTTAAATACAATATGAAAGCAGTTAGAACAAATGAACTAACTTCTCCTCTAATGGAAATAATAGGTTCATTTGCATTTGCAGCAGTAATATTAGTAGGTGGAACAAAAGTAATAAGTGGAGAATTAACAACAGGTACATTTTCATCTTTTATTGCAGCACTATTTATGCTTTATTCTCCAATAAAAAGATTATCAGCTTTATATAATAAAATGCAAGATGCGCTTGCAGCAAATGATAGAATTAATGAAATGCTAAATCAACAAGCAACTATTCTTTCAGGTAAAAATAAATTCCCTGATGAGATTAAAACTATTTCATTTAAAGATGTATTTTTAAAATATGATGATTTTACTGCTCTTTCAAATATTAGTTTTGAAACAAAAAGAGGTGAAACTATTGCTCTTGTAGGTGATAGTGGTGGTGGGAAATCATCATTAATTAATCTAATCATCAGATTTTATGATGTTTCAAAAGGTGAAATAAAACTTAATAACAAATTATTAAATGACTTAGATATTAAGTCTTTAAGAGAAAATATTTCAATAGTAACACAAAGAGTATATATTTTTAATGACACAATAAGTGCTAATATTGCTTATGGTTATGATATAAATGAACAAAGAGTTATCGAAGTATTAAAACAAGCTCACGCTTATGACTTTATACAAAAAATGCCAGAAGGTATTAATACAAAACTTGATGAATTTGGAACAAATTTAAGTGGAGGTCAAAGACAAAGAATTGCAATTGCACGGGCTTTATATAAAAACCCTCAAGTTCTTATACTTGATGAAGCTACTTCAGCACTAGATAATGAAAGTGAATCAATAATTTCAGAAGTGATTGATGAAGTAAGTGTAGATAAAATTACATTTATTATTGCACATCGATTAAGTACAATAAAAAATGCAACAAAAATAGCAGTTTTTAAAAATGGAAAGATAGTATGTATGGATACAGAAAAAAACTTATTAAAAACTTGTGAAGAATATAAAAGATTACATAATTTAGCAAATATGTAA
- the murJ gene encoding murein biosynthesis integral membrane protein MurJ, with amino-acid sequence MLLKSIFTNSTGILTSRILGFIRDLLTASILGANIYSDIFFVAFKLPNLFRRIFAEGAFTQAFIPAYAKSNHKIRFSSVVFLQLFGFLIILSLLVTLFSSLVAKAIAIGFDQETIDLAAPLFAINFYYLPMIFVVTFMAALLQYKHHFATTAYSTALLNLTMILSLLISKDMDKYEITFYLSYGVLAGGLLQILVHLYAIKRLNLCKIFHFKKHKKKEENKFYKNFMSATLGSSTTHLSAFIDTWLASFLMTGSISYLYYGNRVFQLPLALFAIATSVALFPMIARSIKNKDEEKALNLMKKSSLILFGLLAVSTFIGIVFNEFIISLLFERGAFTQTDTANTALILSMYLIGLIPFGIGKIFSLWLYAKEQQFLAAKISVYSLGWNIVFSLILIQPFGAAGLAFASTLSGFILFFLTIKAFGFKKFKLMFKK; translated from the coding sequence ATGCTTTTAAAATCTATATTCACAAATAGTACAGGAATTCTAACATCAAGAATTTTAGGATTTATTCGAGATTTATTAACAGCATCAATTTTGGGAGCAAATATTTATTCGGATATTTTCTTTGTAGCTTTTAAATTACCAAATCTTTTTAGAAGAATTTTTGCAGAAGGTGCATTTACCCAAGCTTTTATACCAGCTTATGCAAAATCAAATCATAAAATTAGATTTTCTTCTGTAGTGTTTTTACAACTATTTGGATTTTTGATAATATTATCACTTTTAGTAACTCTTTTTTCATCACTTGTTGCAAAAGCAATTGCAATTGGTTTTGATCAAGAGACAATAGATTTAGCAGCACCATTATTTGCAATAAATTTCTACTATTTACCTATGATTTTTGTAGTTACTTTTATGGCTGCACTTTTACAATATAAACATCATTTTGCTACAACTGCATATTCAACAGCACTTTTAAATCTTACAATGATTTTATCTCTTTTGATTTCAAAAGATATGGATAAATATGAAATTACTTTTTACTTATCTTATGGAGTTTTAGCAGGAGGACTTTTACAAATACTAGTACATTTATATGCTATAAAAAGACTTAATTTATGTAAAATATTTCATTTTAAAAAACATAAGAAAAAAGAGGAAAATAAATTTTATAAAAACTTTATGTCTGCAACACTTGGTTCTTCAACTACACACCTTTCAGCTTTTATTGATACGTGGTTAGCATCATTTTTAATGACAGGTTCTATTTCATATCTTTATTATGGGAATAGAGTTTTTCAACTTCCTTTAGCCCTTTTTGCAATTGCTACATCAGTTGCCCTATTTCCAATGATTGCAAGAAGTATAAAAAATAAAGATGAAGAAAAAGCATTAAATCTAATGAAAAAATCATCATTAATTTTATTTGGATTATTAGCAGTTTCAACATTTATAGGAATAGTTTTTAATGAATTTATAATCTCATTATTATTTGAAAGAGGAGCATTTACCCAAACAGATACAGCAAATACTGCATTAATTTTATCTATGTATTTAATAGGTCTTATTCCTTTTGGAATTGGTAAAATATTTTCGCTTTGGTTATATGCAAAAGAACAGCAATTTTTAGCAGCAAAAATATCAGTTTATTCTCTTGGATGGAATATTGTATTTTCATTGATTTTAATACAACCTTTTGGAGCAGCTGGTTTAGCATTTGCTAGTACACTTAGTGGATTTATACTTTTTTTTCTAACTATTAAAGCTTTTGGTTTTAAAAAATTTAAACTTATGTTCAAAAAATAA
- a CDS encoding Fur family transcriptional regulator, whose product MISNYTGLLKEYDLKVTPQRVAIVEELYLNGHMNIDDLYKKLLTKFPSISLATIYKNINAMLEKVFLSEVKIPNTKSVFELVKTEHAHLVCSSCGNIEDITLNVSSVLEEVNSLSKFKIDSTNLVLTGLCSHCNK is encoded by the coding sequence ATGATATCGAATTATACAGGTTTATTAAAGGAATATGATCTAAAAGTAACACCTCAAAGAGTTGCTATTGTTGAAGAACTTTATTTAAATGGTCATATGAATATTGATGATTTATACAAAAAGTTACTTACAAAGTTTCCTTCTATTTCACTTGCAACTATATATAAAAATATAAATGCAATGCTTGAAAAGGTTTTTCTTTCAGAAGTAAAAATTCCAAATACTAAATCAGTTTTTGAATTAGTTAAAACAGAACATGCTCATTTAGTTTGTTCATCGTGTGGAAATATTGAAGATATAACTTTGAATGTAAGTAGTGTATTAGAAGAGGTTAACTCTTTAAGTAAGTTTAAAATAGATTCAACAAATTTAGTTTTAACAGGGCTTTGTTCTCACTGTAATAAGTAA
- the pgsA gene encoding CDP-diacylglycerol--glycerol-3-phosphate 3-phosphatidyltransferase — MKEKILNLPNILALFRIALAPLMLWFFIDRDNSIFSHWHPSWMDYFAGLIFVIASVTDFFDGYIARSWNQITKLGGILDPLADKMLVLAGFLGLMVIDRASAWAVFLILSREFFITGLRVVAVSEGKDVASTMAGKIKTVIQMIAIGFLIMNWPFATELLWLAVVLTMYSGYEYIRDYFKI, encoded by the coding sequence ATGAAAGAAAAAATACTTAACCTTCCAAATATCTTAGCATTATTTAGAATAGCATTAGCTCCACTAATGCTATGGTTTTTTATAGATAGAGATAATTCTATTTTTTCTCATTGGCATCCTTCTTGGATGGATTATTTTGCTGGACTTATTTTCGTAATTGCATCAGTTACTGATTTTTTTGATGGATATATTGCAAGATCATGGAATCAGATAACAAAACTTGGTGGGATACTAGATCCACTTGCTGATAAAATGCTTGTACTAGCAGGATTTTTAGGTCTTATGGTAATTGATAGAGCATCTGCTTGGGCAGTATTTTTAATACTCTCGCGTGAATTTTTTATTACTGGATTAAGAGTAGTTGCAGTAAGTGAAGGTAAAGATGTAGCTTCTACAATGGCTGGAAAAATAAAAACTGTAATTCAAATGATTGCAATAGGTTTTTTAATTATGAATTGGCCATTTGCAACAGAACTTTTATGGTTAGCTGTTGTTTTAACAATGTATTCAGGATATGAATATATTAGAGATTATTTTAAAATATAG